aaacggttgtctcatatgagcacgcgtttaataggtcgacccatactcaaataagttattcactaaaaacaagaaataaaaaacaattttaacaaaaaaaaccgactccagaaataacaataattgtacctacttacattataatgtgtgtgatgagtttaAATAGTTGATCTAcgaagttgttgaaaaatacgcaattatttattttactttttagtgcatattaatttgttttggaatatgtattttttgaagtcggttttttttgttaaaattgtttttttttcaaagcaCATTGAAACAAATTGTTAGCAACAATTTTTCTGgtaggtataatttatattataggATTCCGCAGCACCTACAGTTGCctaattattatagtatttttcaaatagtattgttaattttttaattctagctacatattttattgaaagacTAGTACTGCCATCTATGTCATAATCTGTGAAAGTCAGCGGAGGGTGAAAGTTCCCAAGTTACACTGAAACGTATGAGTACAGAAAATTTCCGATAGATGATACTCGCATTATagagaaatgtttttttttctatttatccTGTTACTACCTACTCAAAAATTACACCTGGGAGTAAAGAAACGGAGTTAGTGCCTCCgttctttttttcattttaaagaaccctTCACAAATTTAAACGATTATTCGTTTtactaaaagattttattttaaaggtaatttacCTTTCATACGGCATACATAAAACCaactaataaaactgtagaaaaGTTATTCTGTATATCTATATTCTATACTTGACTTTTTAGACTAAATtctgtacataaaaataaatagtaggggGTGTTGCTAGAAAGACCCTAAAGccaaaaatgtgattaaaaatgtttgtctgtctgtctgtatgttcacgcatcacacaaaaactactggtccgattacGATGAGAAAAACGATAATGGTTCCGTTCCGTTTCTTTTCTCCAAAGTTTAGATTATTTTTCTGTTCTACAActtatttatatcattattatttttatatgaaatacaaaaaCCTGCCCACAGGAATCCCAAAACACTGATCATTGTTATCAAAGTACctgaaaaaaaactaaataatgtattttaaaagataCGAGTATAAGTACAAATTGATGGAAATTAATAGCGGATTTAAGTACACGCATGTATAAATAGTCAAAACATTAATTGGACAATTTGTCAAATACAACCTTGTGAATCTAAATGAGTACTTAACTAGTTTTCATGTAAAGGGTCCCTTTGTCATTGTGCCCTTCTCATGCACGAGAccgcgggttcgaaacctaccaacagaaAGAACCCGTGCGAAGGGCGCGCCGCGTTCCGCGcaagcctcaaagagccatcaaaccaccacagatggggcctagtagtgCTAATGCAtgtggagctgcggactacctggggCACCAGCTTGAAAAGctggtgtaggaacggggtggtttttagtcagtaagagactgggactacctctcacctcacccaaggcgagagaagttatgggatgattttcccctttaaaaccAAAGCaagtacagtactctcaacggatcttggcaggtctgaactacgtgcagaaggctgcgcaataagtattttttcgaaccaaatggtggcatgaggcgaggtgcgggggcggcgatctaggctagagattgaccatttctaaatacaattgaccctacttattgcgcagccttctgcacgtagttcagacctgccaagatccgttgagagtactgtaccaatgtgactttttccgagttatgttatgtactttctaagacgacaaacgatgaaggtaaacattgtaaggaaaccaaggcttattatttctaattataagtctgaaatcggcaacccgcattgaacaagcgtggtgattaatgctcaaaccttctgcgttcgggaagaggcctttggtcaacagtggtgTCTTATAGACTGTTGAAATGGGGTCCCTACTGTTCATTTAAGTACTAagtatttgttataattatcACCACtatcactagaggactgaccgacagactgacgttattaatattattatatttgctttgacgttcaagtgccttcctggtctatttgaaataaatgattttgactttgactttgaccaatAATAGACTTCGTTGAAGCGCTATGATTCGCTACGGGTGGGTCGGATCGACCGAGTAATACCacgacctcatagaaaactatgaatctacaaaaagaagtgagataccatgaaaaacattctgtaaaaaaaccCAAGTCGAAAAACCTCATCagtttttctaccgtaaaaagttgtgagatccatgtaataccaagtcggttattttatttagtccctacttaagggacCTACTGTCTTAAGTCATTATGTAAAtcgttatcatatcaatattacatttattttaagttttaaataaaatatattgacttACTTCTCCTTTTCGATCCTTGTTTCCGCCTAAAGCATGCGCTTTAAAATTTGGTAGCAATTTTAGGCAAATTAACGTCATCATAAGGGCTCTCAAACATGGCTCGCTATTATAGCATAGGTAAGTCAACTATTTGAGACTTTAGAGTCAggacgggaaaagtcattggatgattgtctcTAAAAGAAGAAAAAGGGGGCACccaaacaaatttttatacggggccccgcCAAGATACGCTATCACACTGTCTGTGacgtaaaatgtaataaatacacattaatgtaaatattatagtcttatttaaagtaagtaaatccaaataaatacaaaaaataaatgcctcattactaaattaacatgaaatttgtataattgttacgtttttagttttaatatttaagtttaccTACGTCAATGACTTTTTCTTTTGCGTCCGTGCTCTTagctggcttgaaactagtcgaattatTCGTTAACCAGTTACGtgagttacataataattaatcaatatctcacgaaagttataaaaaatatagtacgtATCGTTATTACTTTAATGTTTCTCATAATTCACTTTTCATTTAACAGCTCTCATCATCAGTCACTGTCTCAAGCTGGACAAAGGTCTCTTTCCATACGAAGATGCAATAACTATTTTAGACCGTCGCGTTCCGCgccaaagagccatcagaccaccacagatggggctcaatAGGgttaatgcctgatccggagctgcggactacctagcaggtttaccgggactccggctcaaaaagcaggagtaggaacggggtggtttttagtcagtaagagtcattTTGAGGTATCGATtaagacactccctctcgcctcgcccaaggcgggagaagtcatcggatgatttctccctttaaaaaaaatgccaattttaattagttagtGTATAATAAAAGTTTGATAATTTTTCGCCactgcataatttattttaacgtctTGATTGGCCTGAATACCTACTATGATCTCGAAACTAGCAATAACACTTAGTCTTTATGTAGAAGGTAATTCAGGAACAAAAATCTGAATCCTGAAAcaccacatttttttttctctttttagtCAACAATCTAACTGTAAactaattattacatttaaagtacTGTAATTTTAACTTTTCCTTACACCTTCGGAAATATTCTAATGTAATGTATCAACAAAACTCGCctgataattttataatagcaATCAGTAGTACtgataataggtaggtattaaaTGTCAGGCACCTTCTACTCGTCCAAAATGAAGCTTTGATGGAGATACTAAATTGACATGATTGGATTAACGACCCCAAGATACCTTGAGAGTTGAAGATATTTTAAGTACACGAAGAAAGAAAGTAATTGACATTTTTAATCTGATACTTACCCAAGGGAAGGAATGATCTTTGATTGGAACGTCTAGACAATTTCTAATCTTTTCTTCTCTTAGTCTCtagttagtctcgctaaaactcgagaacggctgggccgatttggctaattttggtcttgaattatttgtggaagtccagagtaggtctaaaaggtgagaaaaaattgtTGGAGGCTGTACAAAGTTTGCAGGGCTAGCTAGTATATTTATGAATTTAGATTACCTTGTTGACAAAATGGTCGCAAACGTGACTACGTAGCAAGGCAAGGGGTCTTTCTGGTACAATTTGAGACAGCCTTTTTCACCAACAACCATTACTACTACATCTTTTAACTCAAAAGTTACTTAGCGCTTTTATCTAATCCGTGGGAACACCTAACCCCTTACCTGACAGTGAAATGTCACACTGAGatattaattacctaataattattgtaatgtttatggAATCTTAACCTTATTTGATGCCTTAATTAtattgggagagccatgcttcggcacgaatgggccggcttgaccaaagtgatactacggcctcacagaaaaccgacgtaaaaccacgcttgcgttgtgttgtatgaatgtggttaccggaggcctaattaccacccttcccaattcccgattccccaacaaccctcaaattcctaacccctaaaaggctggcaacgcacctttAATGCCTCTATTGTTTCGAGTACCcataggcggtggcgattgcttaccaacaggtgatccatctggtcatttaccggtttataccaaaAAAACTCGCTACAAAAATTACCACTCTATTCAAAATTTACTTCGTAGATTGTGATCATATTACAAAGCAAGCTTAAGAATCTAGttcttcaaacaaacaatatagaTTGTACAAGCGTCGTGGCCTGAAAACGGAGACTGAATGCAATCTCTCcatacacacaaatatacaTCAAGCTATGGAAAACCAGCATAAGCTGACCTTCAAATGTTCAGAAACTTCATACAAAGAGAAACCATGATAACCTGGTTTTGTGCAGTCGCGTGACACGGATGTGCCAGACTACGAGATATTCTACAAAACGCCAGACAATTGACCAATGTATCTGGTATTAAAGATAGCCAGAAACGTTCAGAATCTTGTCATAAATTCCGAAgcaaaaaacaatttctatttcTGAATGTACTCATTGGTATGATATTCGGTTATTTTGGTGATTTTGGCATTTccaatgtaatatttatgacGTTTTGATTTGATTGGCGTATTTAGTtggactagtggtcgcctagtggtcgaaattcgaccatatacaatttaatttacaataccacttaacatacgttcaaggataatttttatttaacgaattgctattagttttgtaaaattcaaattaatatattccggcgcatcatgaataaccaaacctccttcaatgagaaacctctgttcatatgagacgtgagaatatcatcgcaatgtctgtcaattttgacgttttgtcaaatacgatactatgcatggtagtgtgtgtaatgttttatttattgatttaatgtacggtactttataagcattattttttagcgatctgcacttctcctacacataaactataagtgtaccaaattttatgctcctacgtccgcgcaattttcgtaaaaagcggtccaatgtttttgcatcacgtattaatatatagatgataAATCGGTTTTGATGTTTCTGAAGTCCAAATTCAAGGAAACTACTAAATcgtttttaatgaaacttggtactCATTTAATGTCATGAGACTACTACCGCTTTTTACTTCATGCACAATGAATATACATTCGAAACATACACCCAAAtcacactttttaccatttttgtctgtctgtctgcttGTTCTGGCAGCTATTCGTCTAGCCATTTCAGAGTaatctcttttatttaaaaattttgacgGGAATTTTATTTACACGTGTAATTGTACTAAGAAaaaacttaggctacttttatttttgaaaaatgtattttattttttcatttttattttttaagtaaaatcaaAATTCCATATTCTGTCAGAAATCATTATTCTACGAGGACAAAGTCACGAGCAACAGCtagtttatgaataaaatagaaaatgataaatgagttatttataatgttaattacAAGTGATAGGATTACTTACCTCAAATGTTTCGTAGCTTGAACACAGAAAAACGGAAAACACATTTTCATTGATACCTCAAAAATTTTTAACACAACGTTTTGGTTACGTGATTGTAAATacgttattttaatatagaCAATCGTAaatttaaaacgtaatttaataaatagaaacaCAGTATTTTTGTGTGTCAAATACTATATAGTtgtagaattggaacttaaaacgggatatttaccatgtttttcaattttagtgagtttccgatattttggcactattaaaaactatatagttgtgtttacagaaaaaaacaatttgtaacaaaatgGCGATGATGTACTGGTAAGTAAATCTTTCTTTATCTATATTTGTTCTTTTTTCTCCTAGCAATAACAATGCCATCAATAACATAATTAGCAAAATCGGTTTAGGTAGCTGTTCTCGGGATTTgcgtttcatttttaaaatatatcatataaatttTCCTTCTATATATAAATTTTcctttggatgattttaatatgtacctaggttttatttttattcatttgtatCATTAGGTATGTGAATGtagaataacataattattatttgtattgaggAAATTTTTATTTACCCTATACCTAGGTATCCGTCGATCTGGATGTCAGTggaggtatatttatttttaacctttaaaatattattaattaaattcccCTTTAAAAATACTATGGATGCAAACATACCccagttttttaaattacaaaattatttattgatattttgtttgtaagaaTATCTAACAGTCTAGTACCGCGTCCCGGTTTCGCCCGGGTGTATAAAATATCCTAAGTATATATTAATAAGTGATAATGGGGAATATACGTAAAGGTAAATTCCAAATTATATGTACATTTAGGTACGATTTTGTGCACTTGTATTTGCAACAATATTGGTTTTCCTTGATTCATTATTAACCTACCTATtctaatttattgtataaatacatAAGGGAGAATCGAAATGAAATACATTTAGTTGTTACAAGATTTTGTAGTAAACCACTgcgaaaattactttaaaatttataaatttatttttacacaagtTAGCAAACTTGTGTAAACAAGTTTAGTTTCAAATAGCAATTTGAAACTAAACAAAGTCAACGTTGACGATGTTTTCCAAGgaagcaatttatttatttttaatttcgtgcTGTGTATCGGAAATAGTTGCTGTGACTGGTGGATCTCTGATCGGAGGTAGCGAAGTCTTTGGtatctataaatatataaaaactaggCCCAGGCTAGCAGTGTCTTACTGCAGCGGttgttagggctccagagacagaaaacTTAACAACGATACGTTTTATTATATAgataattattcttattatttattatttaacagagCTATTATTATTCTCGGATATGGTTAACATATCTCCCATTGAGTGaccaatcaaaatttattttacatgaTGCATAAAGCTTATACAGATATATctaaaattttgtatataaaaatgtattctttgTTTCAGCAAAATCGGGAACAAATCGAATAGAGGATGTGAAACTAAGATTTTATAATGGGTAAGTAAGattttgataaatatgtataataaagtgtgagagagccatgcttcggcaagaatgggccggctcgaccggagtgataccacggcctcaccgaaaactgacgcgaaacaacgcttgcgttgtgtttcgttgtgtgagtgaggttaccggaagcccaatttcctcattcccaatcttctcgatccccgatttctcaacaatccttaaattcctaacccccaaaaggccggcaacgtatttgtaacgcctctggtgtttcaagtgtccatgggcagcgtcgattgcttaccatcaggtgatgcgtctgcttgtttccataaaaaaagaagaagaagaaaattttTCACGTCAAAACCTTGGAGACACCAAGTACCACTACTACTAAGTTTTCATAAATCTAATTTAAGAAAACTTAGCAGTAGTGgtacaaaatataacaaagtcCAAAAAGTTGgttagaaacaaaatttttttttaattaatttaaaaaaatattgattacataATGAAAGTGGATCTGACGATGGGATCATTTTGATTTTATGATCTTTATATTTCAGACAAACAGTAGATCAGCATGTGGACATTCCTCTCAGTCAGGCAGAGCAGTTAATGCAAGTTGAGATCTTTAACCACAACAGCCCCACCGTCTTCTACATTCATGGATACGTTGAAGTTCCTGATCAGGAAAGTATAAAGGTAAGGAATGTACAGCAATCACACTCCATACTAATCGCACTCAGCTGTAATATCTatatttctctttaattttgcaaaattttatccaaccatttcagagaaacaacattgtaaaaaatattattttttgtacgtATAGTATGTATATTCAAATGCATGTAGTAAGTGAGtcgttatttcaatattacaaacagatactccaattttatttattagtacagTAGACAAGCTAATACCCGCGGTATCGCTCGCGGGGATTACTTACTTTGTAACTAACGAAGTAGCCTAaactactccttagtacattaactacctgccaataaattcccatcaaaatcggtctagccatttcagagattggctagaacaaacagacagataaaaaatataattttggtgtatgtatcgtatgcaTGGTCTTGTGCATATACTAATTtgtatattacaaacagacattccaCCTACAAAAGCGTGTTCAAaaattctattataatttataattgttcCTTTTTCTATCTTCAGACCATCGTGAACGCCTACTTGCAGACAAAGCCGGGTACAAACGTAATATTACTAGACTGGTCTGAAATGGCACAAGGATCTTACACATTCAGTGCTGTATGGAACGCCAAAAAGGTAATTTTCTtaccaataatttaaatacctaGTAAGGTTATGCTACTTTATAGGTAGTTTAATGTTGGGAATTTCTATTTATTCTGATTCACAGAACGGATAGAAATCCACAACATTTTATAAGCGTTGGATTTGGCTTTGGCTTGTAAAATCCAATAATTTTCTCCTCGTTTatctatgatataaaaataagtcgggttttccttcctggcgctataacttcagagcgcacgaaccgatttccacagttttgcattcgttggaaaggtctcgggctccgtgaggtttatagcaaagaaaattcattggtggcgaaacggagtttgccgggtttgctagttattcCTATATTTATTCTATCCTCACATAATTTTCTTCTCCTTTAGGTTGGACCTGCTGTAGCAGAACAGTTGAATAAGTTGATTGACCTAGGACTACCCTTAGAGAAGTTACACATTATTGGTTTTTCATTGGGCTGCCATGTGGCAGGATACACTGCAAGGGAACTCAAGACCAGATACAATAAACTTGTCAAAAGGTACCCAACTTTTAGGAACGCAGGTTTTACATATTTCGTTCTGAGGGTTTAGTGTTCGTTTTACTTTGACCGAGATCGGTTATTTTCTGAT
This genomic window from Spodoptera frugiperda isolate SF20-4 chromosome 28, AGI-APGP_CSIRO_Sfru_2.0, whole genome shotgun sequence contains:
- the LOC118265345 gene encoding pancreatic triacylglycerol lipase; its protein translation is MFSKEAIYLFLISCCVSEIVAVTGGSLIGAKSGTNRIEDVKLRFYNGQTVDQHVDIPLSQAEQLMQVEIFNHNSPTVFYIHGYVEVPDQESIKTIVNAYLQTKPGTNVILLDWSEMAQGSYTFSAVWNAKKVGPAVAEQLNKLIDLGLPLEKLHIIGFSLGCHVAGYTARELKTRYNKLVKRVTVLDPAYPSFYPNTIFLQHVNAGDAEFVDAIHTDGGGYGAPVPTGTADFWPNGGLRKQPGCPLFAPIPLSDENLCSHWRSWQYYAESVRNPEAFPASPALSYMYFQLNPNRAQGMKYMGYGCDSNARGNYYLTTNSQAPFARGMNGI